Proteins from one Triticum aestivum cultivar Chinese Spring chromosome 7A, IWGSC CS RefSeq v2.1, whole genome shotgun sequence genomic window:
- the LOC123152272 gene encoding protein ALP1-like yields the protein MYTPAPEDLLSFGKFPPMHNYNFQPPQVQHPVQGHQNMDTNQPADGSDDEAEASIIDPSSLYTLDHYLVQMDMLDSFAKEIAIEVKESLDAQGRSSRSGPRIYVNRPREEATEQLVRDYFCDDPTYKKKVFRRRFRMRRPLFERIVHALGEWSPEFTQRKDALDRDGLSPLQKCTSAIRQLAYGTPADALDEYLKIAECTSIKCLKLFVKGVIHIFGDEYMRKPNVNDVQRLLDIGESRGFPDMLGSLDCMHWRWDKCPMEWKGQFTSGYKGVPTLILEAVASQDLWIWHAFFGVAGSNNDINVLNQSTLFLEQLKGQAPRVNYNVNEKEYQLGYYLVDGIYPEWAAFVKSIPMAQTEKQRLFSKHQESARKDVERAFGVLRARWSILRRPTRLYDRGDLHHIMLACIILHNMIVEDEKEEAGNMLDLNEEAGSSIVFPSVFTHGDMPIFAEVLQRDARIRNRSMHKALKNDLIEHIWRKFGRR from the coding sequence ATGTATACCCCTGCACCTGAAGACTTGCTAAGTTTTGGAAAATTTCCTCCAATGCATAATTATAATTTTCAACCTCCGCAAGTGCAGCATCCTGTACAAGGGCACCAAAATATGGATACCAATCAACCGGCTGATGGTTCCGATGATGAAGCTGAAGCAAGTATCATTGATCCTTCCTCCCTCTACACACTAGATCACTACCTTGTCCAGATGGACATGTTAGACTCATTCGCCAAGGAGATCGCAATAGAAGTGAAGGAAAGCCTTGACGCTCAAGGAAGATCAAGCAGAAGTGGTCCGAGGATTTACGTGAACAGGCCACGTGAAGAAGCTACTGAGCAATTGGTACGCGACTATTTCTGTGATGATCCTACCTACAAGAAGAAGGTATTTCGTAGAAGATTTCGGATGAGAAGGCCCCTTTTCGAGCGTATCGTACATGCACTAGGAGAGTGGTCTCCAGAGTTCACGCAAAGGAAAGATGCTCTTGACCGTGATGGACTATCTCCATTGCAGAAATGCACATCAGCTATTCGCCAATTGGCATATGGTACTCCCGCTGACGCTCTCGATGAGTACCTGAAGATTGCCGAGTGCACATCAATTAAGTGCTTAAAGCTGTTCGTCAAAGGCGTGATTCATATATTTGGTGATGAGTATATGCGAAAACCCAATGTCAACGATGTGCAGCGCTTACTTGATATTGGAGAGAGTCGTGGGTTTCCTGACATGTTAGGAAGCCTCGACTGTATGCACTGGCGTTGGGACAAATGTCCCATGGAGTGGAAGGGACAATTCACCAGTGGGTATAAAGGCGTCCCTACTCTTATTCTAGAGGCGGTTGCTTCtcaggatctttggatatggcatgcATTTTTTGGTGTTGCTGGATCcaacaatgacatcaacgtgcttaaTCAGTCGACGTTGTTCCTTGAGCAACTGAAAGGGCAAGCTCCTCGAGTGAACTATAATGTCAACGAGAAGGAATATCAACTTGGTTATTACCTTGTAGATGGAATATACCCAGAGTGGGCAGCATTCGTGAAGTCGATACCGATGGCTCAAACAGAAAAACAGAGGTTGTTTTCTAAACATCAAGAAAGTGCAAGGAAGGATGTGGAACGTGCATTTGGTGTGCTCCGGGCGCGATGGTCTATTTTACGGCGCCCGACACGTTTATATGACCGGGGCGATCTCCATCATATTATGTTAGCCTGCATCATTCTACACAACATGATAGTTGAGGATGAAAAAGAAGAGGCGGGGAATATGCTTGATTTGAATGAGGAAGCAGGCTCATCAATTGTTTTCCCATCAGTATTTACTCATGGTGACATGCCAATATTTGCCGAGGTACTTCAAAGAGATGCTAGAATTCGTAATCGTTCGATGCATAAGGCTCTAAAAAATGATTTGATTGAGCATATATGGAGAAAGTTTGGGCGACGATAG
- the LOC123150847 gene encoding GDSL esterase/lipase APG — protein MSPSRSSSPAMQRMIALVALSLLLSCGVHGQVVPAVISFGDSTIDVGNNNYLPGAVFKANYAPYGENFRRHKATGRFSDGKIVTDITAETLGFEGYAPPYLSPLASGKNLLTGANFGSAASSYSDDTAAMYDAITLSQQLKYYKEYRSKLAAVAGRRQARTILAEALYVVSTGTGDFIQNYYHNASLSARYDVDRYCDLLVGIFSGFADELYRLGARRIGVTTMPPLGCLPATIRLYGGKGRSGGGGCLPRLNRDAETFNRKLNATVGALVRRHAGLKVAVFDVYTPLRDLSERPAAHGFAEARRTCCRTGKAGTRVYLCDPATSKAARMCRNASSYVYFDGVHPSEAANLVVAESLVSAGIDLLT, from the exons ATGTCGCCGTCCAGGAGCAGCTCACCGGCGATGCAACGGATGATTGCGCTGGTGGCACTGTCTCTGCTCCTCTCCTGCGGCGTCCACGGGCAGGTGGTGCCGGCGGTGATCTCGTTCGGCGACTCGACCATCGACGTCGGCAACAACAACTACCTCCCCGGCGCCGTCTTCAAGGCCAACTACGCGCCCTACGGGGAGAACTTCCGGCGCCACAAGGCCACCGGCAGGTTCTCCGACGGCAAGATCGTCACCGACATCACCG CTGAAACGCTCGGCTTCGAGGGCTACGCGCCGCCGTACCTGAGCCCGCTGGCGTCGGGGAAGAACCTGCTCACCGGCGCCAACTTCGGCTCCGCCGCGTCCAGCTACTCCGACGACACGGCGGCCATGTAT GACGCAATAACGCTGTCGCAGCAGCTTAAGTACTACAAGGAGTACAGGTCAAAGCTGGCGGCGGTGGCCGGGCGGCGGCAGGCGCGCACCATCCTCGCCGAGGCGCTGTACGTCGTGAGCACCGGCACCGGCGACTTCATCCAGAACTACTACCACAACGCCTCCCTGTCCGCCCGCTACGACGTCGACCGCTACTGCGACCTCCTCGTCGGCATCTTCTCCGGCTTCGCCGAC GAGCTGTACAGGCTGGGGGCGCGGCGGATCGGCGTGACGACGATGCCGCCGCTGGGGTGCCTGCCGGCGACGATCAGGCTGTACGGCGGCAagggccggagcggcggcggcgggtgcctACCGAGGCTCAACCGCGACGCCGAGACCTTCAACCGGAAGCTGAACGCCACCGTGGGGGCGCTGGTGAGGCGGCACGCGGGGCTCAAGGTGGCGGTCTTCGACGTCTACACGCCGCTCCGGGACCTCTCCGAGAGGCCGGCGGCGCACGGGTTCGCGGAGGCGAGGAGGACGTGCTGCCGGACGGGGAAGGCCGGGACAAGGGTGTACCTGTGCGACCCGGCGACGTCGAAGGCGGCCCGGATGTGCCGGAACGCCAGCAGCTACGTGTACTTCGACGGCGTGCACCCGTCGGAGGCGGCCAACCTGGTCGTCGCCGAGTCCCTGGTGTCGGCCGGCATCGACTTGCTTACGTAG